CCCCGTTCCTCGAGACCGCCGGCAGACTGAAGGCGCGTGCCATTCTGGTCGCCGGTGACGATCCGGATGAAGCGCGCCTGACGGAGTCGTTCGCCTCGTTCTGCCGTGCCGCGGCGCCCTATGGCCTCACCGCCGATCTTGAATTCATGCCGTGGACCGCGGTAAGAAACGCAAAGGCGGCGCTGCGCATCGTGACCAATGCCGGCGAGCCGAACGGACGCATCCTGGTCGACTCGCTGCACGCCGCACGCTCGGCGACCTCGCTCGACGACATCGTAAGCCTGCCGCGACAGCTCCTCAGCTATGCCCAGCTTTGCGACGCGCCGGCTGGCATTCCTGCAACTAATGAAGAGCTGATCCGCACCGCGCGATGCGCCCGGCTGCTGCCGGGAGACGGCGGCATCGATTTGCGCGGAATCGTGCGTGCACTGCCCGGCGACCTGCCGCTGAGCATTGAAATCCCGAATGACGAATGGCTGCCCAAGCTCGGTGCGGAAGAATGGAGCCGGCGTGCGCTTGCTGCGGCCCGCCGGATCGTGGCCGAGGCCGCGGAAGGAAAAGCCACAGCATGACCGGACTCGATTTCTCATCGCGTGTCGCCGTCATCGCGGGCGGCTGCGGCGGCATCGGTCAGGCCGTTGGCGCGCGGCTGGCTGGCGCCGGCGCAACCGTGGTCGTCTGGGATCTGGCTGACCGTGCCGACGAACGCCTCGATCTCACCGACGAGGCCGCTGTCGATGGCGCGATGGCGCGCCTGCTCGCTCGTTACGGCCGGATCGACGTGCTGGTCAATGCCGCGGGCATCACCGGCCCCACAGTCAACATCGAGAATTACAGTCTCGTTGATTGGAAACGCGTGCTCGACGTCAATCTCACCAGCACCTTTCTGTGCTGCAAGGCGGCCATCGCGCCGATGCGACGGCAGAATGCCGGACACATCGTCAACCTGGCATCGATCGCCGGCAAGGAAGGCAATGCCGGCATGACCGGCTACTCCGCAGCCAAGGCCGCCGTGATCGCACTGACGAAATCTCTTGGCAAGGAGCTGGCGAACACCAATATTCGCGTCAACGCCATCGCGCCGGCCGTGATCGCCACCGATCTCGTCAAGCAGATGTCGGAGGACGCTTACCGAAACGTGCTGGCCAAGATTCCGTTGGGGCGCGCCGGTCGCCCCGAAGAAGTGGCCGCCATGGTCGCCTGGCTCGCCTCCGACGAGTGCTCGTTCTCAACCGGAGCCGTGTTCGACTTGTCCGGAGGGCGGGCGACCTATTAGACGAGAGATCACCGAGATGAGATGTCGTGGCTTCTCATTTTGTGCGCATCGCCCGCTCTCACGCAGACATCGCGCGACACCCGACAAAGACTGCAGATGCTGGCTGATACTGGATTTTTCTTGATCTCCCGGTGCACACGTCGTGCACACGACGCCTCTTAAACCACTGAAAAACTTGAAGTCTCGCGCCAATCCATCATGGGGCAATGCAAATCGATGCGATAACATATTGATGTTATTTCGCTTTTCGTTCTCGATAAGTGGTTGCTGTTTTTGGGCCGACAGAGATTTCAATCCAACATTCTAGGCATTTTCCTTTTATTTCAAGTACTTATTCGGAAGGCTTCCCAGCCATCTAGAACACGGCACCTCTTCTCGGTACTGCGTTGCGGTACCGAATGAGCTTCCGCAGTACCGTGCTGCTTTGGACCCTTTTACCGATCCCGTTCGCTTCGGCCGCAAGATATTGAGCCGCTCTCGCCACGCCGAGGGCAGAACAGGTGCAGTCGTAGTTTTGGAGGCGATAGAGCAAAAAAACTTGCGAGCTGCGGTCCCCAGGCGTCAGACGTTTCGACCTCACCGAGCATCAAATCGGTTAGACGGCTCGCGGAGTGAGTCGGGGAAGCCAGCGCGGCACACTGGCGCAATAGTTTTCATACTGGGCTCCGAAGCTTTCGCGGAGCGTCGGCTCCTCATAGGCAATTACGAAAATGTGAAAAAAGAGCCAGATCAACGCGCCGTAGCCGAGGAGATGCCAGTCAGCGAATAACACCGCCTGACCAAGAATGACGGCAACGACTGCAACATAGATCGGATTGCGCACATAGCGATATAATCCGCTCACCACGAGATTGCGTGGTGGCGCGATCGGCGCGGGCGTGCCCAGACCCTGCAACGCAAAGCGCGCAAACGAATCTAACAATCCAGGCACGCCGGCAATAATCAACGCGAGCCCAACCAAGCGTGACGCTTCGGCGGCTAAAAAGGGTGGCCGAAATTCCCAATGCGTGATCGACCATGGGATGACGCCCGCCAACATCGCCGGTGCAACGAGGAAAAACAGCGCGGAACCCAGGATTGCTGTGATCTTCGACATGCGTCCTCCCGTCCGGTCGCAATGTTAATGCAGCTATGTCCGGTCAGCGCGTTCAGCGGTTGAATCGCGACGTCCTTGCGAAAGCGTCTCGACCAGGCCCATTGTCCAGCACATCGGGCATCCGCGTAGCGCAACGAGGGCGGCAACGCCCGCGCCCAGGGATAGCCAAGGGTGCGCGGTCTGGTCGACGATGGCCCAAGCGAGTAGCGCCGCCGCCGCTGCGCCGCGCATCAGGTGTGCGCCCAGGAAGGCGCTCCCGAACATGCCAACTCCACGAAAGTAATTCATGTACTCTCTCGTCCGCTGTCCTTTGTGCCGAGCAGGTATTCGCGCACCAGTGCGCGGGCGCGGCGCAGGCGGCTTTTGGCCGCTTCGCGCGTCACGCCGAGCCGCCCGGCGATTTCCCAAATCGTCAGATCTTCGAGATCTCGCAGCAGCAGCACTTCGCGATGTGACGGCGAAAGCGACTCGATCGCATTGACCAAGTCTATGCGCAACTCGTCCGGCGGGACCTTTGCGAGCTCGCGTGACTCTTCCAGGCTGGCGAGCTCCTCGACTCCGCGCATCAGCATCAGCGCCGGCAGCATGCAAAGGCGCGCGATGACGGTCAGCAGCCAGCCGGCGAGTGCGGCTGGACTGCGGATCGTGCCCACGCGCCGGTACACGACGATGAGTGCTTCTTGCACCACATCTTCGATAACCGAAGCGCGGTAGCAAAGGCGCCGGGCGTAGCGTCGAATGTCCGGCTGCAGCGCCACCAAGAGCTGCGTCAGCGCGTGCCGGTCACCCGACTGTGCCGCGAGCAAGAGATCGTCTGATACGCGCGCCAAGGCAGTCACCCCTTCAGTGTCTCGCGCCCGGCGATGGCGCAGGCAGGGCAATAGCCGAACACGCCGGTGACCAGCGTGACGACACCCGCGCCGCTGAGCAATAGCCCGAGCGGCGAAGCGTGCAGGGCAACCACGCCGCAGATGAGCATCAAGCCCCCGCCGATCAGCCTGGCCGCGCGCTCCCGCCCGCCAACGTTCTTCCTATACCACATGGTTCTGTGCTCCGGTTCGTGACGCGCCGCTATGGCGCATTCACCCAGACAAGAGGGCGCAAACCCGGCTCCGGGGTCGCGGCACAAAAAATAATTTGAGGGGGTGGCAGCTTCAGCAGGCTGGCGTGGCACCCGGCGATCCCGTTGCAACAAGGCTCCGCCTCAATCCGTGGGCCATCGCTGATCTGAAGATGCCGAGCATATTCTCGCTGGGCACGAGCCGCCCGTCAGTCGAACTGGACCGGTTCCGATCCGGGATAGGAATGAGCGACGAACGCGCAGAAGGCACGCGCCGCCGGAGACAGTTTTGCCATACTCTTCCAGGCGAGCCCGACATCCATGGTGTGAACATCGTCATCGAGCGTCTTGAGATCGATGCGATGCTCCTCGAGTGACCAGGGCCGGTAGAACATGTCCGAGAGAATGGTGATCTCCATACCGGTCGCGACCATGCTGCGAATTGCGCCACCTCGCCGCCGACGCGGCACCTGACGGCGAACACGTCCGTCCGCCGAGACCCCGGACCGGGCGGCGTTAAGGAGAGACTGCTTCGGCCGAGGGCAGGCTGATGATCCGCGGCGTGCCGACCTCCCGGGGCAATGGCGCACCGAGCACAAGTGAGAGCCGATGCGATGCGTTGGTGAGCCGGGATGCCAGCGCCCGGAGGTCGGCCTGGCGGATGCGTTCGATTGGACCGCTCACGGTCATGGCACCCACCAGCGCTCCGTCGTGGCCGAAGACCGCGGTGGACAGGGAGGCCGTCACAGCGTCGTAGACACCGGAACTGACGAAGACCTTCGCACCGTCATCCATTCGGTCTGCCCAATGCGCCGCCTTCAGCACCTGTCCCGTCGAGGTCAAATCGAGCGGCGCGAGATTTGTGGGCCGTGCGACGTCGCGTACGAGTTGAGGCGAATCCACCCGAAATAGGCAGAGTCGGCTATCGCGTTCACGCACATGGAACGCACTGCTCTCCAACGTCTCCTGGCTTAGCTCCTGAAGGACCGGCAGCACATGCTGTTCGAGATTGAAATTGGCCCGATAGGTGGTGCCGAGCTGGAATGTCTTTGCGCCGAGTGCGTAGCGGCCGTCGCTGAAGCGGACGACGTAGCCGGCTTCATCCAGCGACACCAGCGAGCGCATCACGGTCGGTTTCGCCAGGCCCGTGATCTTGGCGATGTCGGCCAGGCTGCGCGACCCGGCTCCAGCGAAGGTATCCAGGATCGCCAACGCCCGTTGCACGGCGGCGACCCCTTGCGTCTTGGGCATCGAAAATCCCTGTCCTGCCGATTTTCGGTTGACCTCGGCTCGTCACCGTTACACTATGCGTAACGGCGTTCCATTTTCAATGGGGTTGATATGGCCGTAGGGTTCAGAATCCTTTCCCGCAAGCGTGTTGTCGCAGGCGAATGGGTCGAACGGGCTCGCGCCCTTCCGGTCGCCAACATCAGCGATTTGATGTCGCGCATGGCCGCGGGCGGCGCCACGCTCCGGCCGATGCATGCGGCTGGCGGCATGGCCGGTCCCGCTTTGACCGTGAAGACGCGCCCCGGCGACAATCTGATGGTCCACAAGGCGCTCGACATCGCGGTTGCAGGCGACGTCATCGTGGTCGATGCGGGCGGCGACCTCAGCAACGCAATCTTCGGCGAGATGATGCTCGCGCAGGCCGCCCGGCGCGGCGTCGCCGGCATCGTTATCCATGGCGCGATCCGCGATGCCGCTGCGATCCGGGCGAACCCCCTTCCCGTTTTCGCGGCGGGTGTCACCCATCGTGGTCCATACAAGGACGGTCCGGGCGAGATCAACGGGCCGATCGCGATCGGCGGCATGGTCATCCAGTCCGGTGATTTGGTGCTGGGCGACGACGACGGCGTGCTGGCCGTCGCCATCGACGATTGCCGAGCGGTGATCGAGGCAGCCGAAGCCAAGCAGGCTGCCGAGACTAAGCAAATGGCGGCGATCGAAGCCGGCACCCTCGATCGTAGCTGGGTCGACGCCTCGCTCCGCCGTCTCGGCTGCGAGATGCCGGAGGTCTAGCGATGGCCGGGCGTACGATCTCCGAGAAGATCCTCGCTCGAAAATCCGGGCAGGATGCGCACGCCGGAGACCTCGTGGTCTGCGAGGTCGACTGCGCGCTCGGCACAGACGGTTCGGTCCCGATGGCGCTCGACTATTTCAAGGCGATGGGCGGAGAGAACGTGCGCGATGCCGCCCGATTGGTCTTTGCGCTCGACCATTACGTGCCGCCGACAAGCCCACAGACGATCGAGCTGCACCGCGTGATGCGGGACTTCGCCAGGCGGTTCAGCGTCACGCTGCATGAAGCTGGCGAAGGAATCGGTCATCAGCTCATCGTGGAGACGGGCCGCGCTCTGCCGGGTGGTTTGGTCGTCGGAGCCGACAGCCATGCCGTGACATACGGGGCGCTGAATTGCTTTGCGACCGGGATCGGCTCATCCGATCTCGCCGCCATTATGCTGTGTGGCCGGATCTGGCTGCGCGTGCCGGATTCGATCCGCGTCGTCTTGACCGGACAACTGCCGAGCGGCGTCTATGCGAAGGATATCGCACTGGCCCTCGCGGGCATGCTCGGCGCTGACGGTGCGGCCTATCAGGCACTCGAATTCGCAGGACCGGGTGTCGCCACGCTCACGCTGGAGGACCGCCTCGTCCTGAGCAATCTTGCGGTCGAGATGGGCGCGAAGACCGGCATTTTCCCGGCCGATGCTGAAACCGTCGCCTATCTGCAGAGCCGCACCGGCCAGGCTTTCGAACCGGTCGCAGCGGATCCGGACGCGCACTACAACCGGACCGTGGAGATCGCGCTCGACGCCCTCGCGCCGCGGATCGCGTTGCCGCATCTGGTGGATCAGGTCGTGGCGCTCGAGGATGCGGCCGGCACGCCGGTACAGATGGTCTATCTCGGCACCTGCACGGGCGGCAGGCTACGCGACTTCCATCAGGCTCTCGCGGTGCTCGAGGCGGGTGGAGGCGTTGCACCCGGCGTGCAGCTCGTGGTCACGCCGGCATCGCGCGAGGTCCGCGACGCCTTGACGGCCGATGGCACGCTCGACGCCCTGGTCGGCTTCGGCGCCACCGTGGTCGAGCCGGGCTGCGGCTCCTGCTGCGGGACCTGCGGGGTGATCCCCGGAGACGGGGTTTCGGTGATCTCGACCGCCAACCGCAACTTCAAAGGCCGCATGGGCAACGCCAAGGCATCGATCTACCTCGCCTCCCCGGCTGCTTGCGCAGCCGCCGCAACGCGCGGTGCCGTAACCGATCCTCGCGAGGTGTCGCGATGACAGCTCTGCGAGGTCGCGCGCGACTGGTCGGCGACGACGTCAACACCGACTCGATCATCAGTTCGACCCGCAAGCGTGAGAGCCTCGACCCCGCCGTTCTCAGGCAATTCCTGTTCGAGCATGTCGATCCGACCTTTGCAGCTTCTGTGCAACCCGGAGACATCCTGGTGGCGGGCAAGAATTTCGGTTGCGGCTCGGCCATGGAAGTCGCCGTCACGACCGTGCTCGGCGCCGGCATTCCGGTGGTGCTGGCGCGAAGCTTCTCGCGCACCTATTACCGCAACGCCATCAACAACGGCCTGCTGCCGCTCGTCTGCGATACCGGCGGGATTCACGAGGGCGATATCCTGATCTCCGACGG
This genomic stretch from Bradyrhizobium sp. CCGB12 harbors:
- a CDS encoding sugar phosphate isomerase/epimerase, translating into MTHIYSLAYLTSTPLAPPDAVMLANELGYQAIGVRIAPAAPGGDFSPLPTDAAMLRETIRRIDDTGVPIFDVEIARLGADFKADHFAPFLETAGRLKARAILVAGDDPDEARLTESFASFCRAAAPYGLTADLEFMPWTAVRNAKAALRIVTNAGEPNGRILVDSLHAARSATSLDDIVSLPRQLLSYAQLCDAPAGIPATNEELIRTARCARLLPGDGGIDLRGIVRALPGDLPLSIEIPNDEWLPKLGAEEWSRRALAAARRIVAEAAEGKATA
- a CDS encoding SDR family NAD(P)-dependent oxidoreductase, yielding MTGLDFSSRVAVIAGGCGGIGQAVGARLAGAGATVVVWDLADRADERLDLTDEAAVDGAMARLLARYGRIDVLVNAAGITGPTVNIENYSLVDWKRVLDVNLTSTFLCCKAAIAPMRRQNAGHIVNLASIAGKEGNAGMTGYSAAKAAVIALTKSLGKELANTNIRVNAIAPAVIATDLVKQMSEDAYRNVLAKIPLGRAGRPEEVAAMVAWLASDECSFSTGAVFDLSGGRATY
- a CDS encoding isoprenylcysteine carboxylmethyltransferase family protein, coding for MSKITAILGSALFFLVAPAMLAGVIPWSITHWEFRPPFLAAEASRLVGLALIIAGVPGLLDSFARFALQGLGTPAPIAPPRNLVVSGLYRYVRNPIYVAVVAVILGQAVLFADWHLLGYGALIWLFFHIFVIAYEEPTLRESFGAQYENYCASVPRWLPRLTPRAV
- a CDS encoding RNA polymerase sigma factor, with translation MARVSDDLLLAAQSGDRHALTQLLVALQPDIRRYARRLCYRASVIEDVVQEALIVVYRRVGTIRSPAALAGWLLTVIARLCMLPALMLMRGVEELASLEESRELAKVPPDELRIDLVNAIESLSPSHREVLLLRDLEDLTIWEIAGRLGVTREAAKSRLRRARALVREYLLGTKDSGREST
- a CDS encoding DUF2892 domain-containing protein, with product MWYRKNVGGRERAARLIGGGLMLICGVVALHASPLGLLLSGAGVVTLVTGVFGYCPACAIAGRETLKG
- a CDS encoding LysR substrate-binding domain-containing protein — its product is MRHCPGRSARRGSSACPRPKQSLLNAARSGVSADGRVRRQVPRRRRGGAIRSMVATGMEITILSDMFYRPWSLEEHRIDLKTLDDDVHTMDVGLAWKSMAKLSPAARAFCAFVAHSYPGSEPVQFD
- a CDS encoding IclR family transcriptional regulator, translating into MPKTQGVAAVQRALAILDTFAGAGSRSLADIAKITGLAKPTVMRSLVSLDEAGYVVRFSDGRYALGAKTFQLGTTYRANFNLEQHVLPVLQELSQETLESSAFHVRERDSRLCLFRVDSPQLVRDVARPTNLAPLDLTSTGQVLKAAHWADRMDDGAKVFVSSGVYDAVTASLSTAVFGHDGALVGAMTVSGPIERIRQADLRALASRLTNASHRLSLVLGAPLPREVGTPRIISLPSAEAVSP
- a CDS encoding RraA family protein — encoded protein: MAVGFRILSRKRVVAGEWVERARALPVANISDLMSRMAAGGATLRPMHAAGGMAGPALTVKTRPGDNLMVHKALDIAVAGDVIVVDAGGDLSNAIFGEMMLAQAARRGVAGIVIHGAIRDAAAIRANPLPVFAAGVTHRGPYKDGPGEINGPIAIGGMVIQSGDLVLGDDDGVLAVAIDDCRAVIEAAEAKQAAETKQMAAIEAGTLDRSWVDASLRRLGCEMPEV
- a CDS encoding aconitase/3-isopropylmalate dehydratase large subunit family protein; this translates as MAGRTISEKILARKSGQDAHAGDLVVCEVDCALGTDGSVPMALDYFKAMGGENVRDAARLVFALDHYVPPTSPQTIELHRVMRDFARRFSVTLHEAGEGIGHQLIVETGRALPGGLVVGADSHAVTYGALNCFATGIGSSDLAAIMLCGRIWLRVPDSIRVVLTGQLPSGVYAKDIALALAGMLGADGAAYQALEFAGPGVATLTLEDRLVLSNLAVEMGAKTGIFPADAETVAYLQSRTGQAFEPVAADPDAHYNRTVEIALDALAPRIALPHLVDQVVALEDAAGTPVQMVYLGTCTGGRLRDFHQALAVLEAGGGVAPGVQLVVTPASREVRDALTADGTLDALVGFGATVVEPGCGSCCGTCGVIPGDGVSVISTANRNFKGRMGNAKASIYLASPAACAAAATRGAVTDPREVSR
- a CDS encoding alpha-IPM isomerase, with amino-acid sequence MTALRGRARLVGDDVNTDSIISSTRKRESLDPAVLRQFLFEHVDPTFAASVQPGDILVAGKNFGCGSAMEVAVTTVLGAGIPVVLARSFSRTYYRNAINNGLLPLVCDTGGIHEGDILISDGTGAIRNERSGETLSPEPLPPIMLAILRAGGLVPYMRQNGDFKL